The sequence aaaaaggaGACGAAATTAtcattacatataaaaacaacGAATTAATCTACTTGTAAATGCgtttcccggaaccaatataaaaaagaataggaccactccatctcatttcccattgatgtcgtaagaggcgactgagggataggcttataaacttgagattcttatttaaggcgatggggtaGCTTAATTCCATTAATAAGCTTTAAGCTATACAACTGAACAAGCAGAACGAGCAGGTCGATAACCtatgactatttgaatctcaattctatcattaagccaaacagctgaaagtggcctatcagtctcttcaagactgctggctctgtctaccccgcaagggatatagtcgtgattatatgtacatatgatgTCAAATTATTTCAGAGGGTGATTCCTGCGTAGACCAATACACGAACACAGTCGGAATATGCACTAACGCTGAGAAATGCAGATCCGCTAAAGAGGATTTCCAGTAAGATTTcaaatcaattaatcaatCAACCAATTCATCAATCAAACAATTAAtctatcaatcaatcaattaatcaataaatcaatcaatcaatcaatcgatcgatcaatttatatttatttgtgaaaacaGGTTACAAATgatgtaaaattttgttttacctaCTCAGTGCATGCCCTTCTGTCCACAAGCGTACTAATGTCTGATTCCATAaaccaatataaatttatacatattatcatttagtgctgtgtggttcacggaaccaatacaaaaaaaaagaataggaccactccatctctttcctagggatgtcgtaaaaggcgactaagggcttacgcttacaaacttgggattctgttttaggcgatgggttagcaacctgacactatttgaatctcaattctatcattaaaccaaacagctgaacatggcctatcagtctttccaagactgctggctctgtctaccccgcaggggataatgacgtaattatatgtatgcatgtctTTATATAATTGTGTGAAGTACACAtctgtcaccctttccatcatgtctcctGTCTCGGGTCAGCTGGAAgggatttcttttgaaataagcagaacctataTACTTTTGCTTCATCTGTTTATCATGTTCGATGTTATCtgtgtaaattgtaaattaataaataaacatacatacatatggtcacatctatgtcccttgcggggtagacagagccaacagtcttgaaaagactgaatggccacgttcagctatttggctcaatgatagaattgagattcaaatagtgacaggttgctagccgatcgcctaaaaaagaatcccaagtttgtaagcctatcccttagtcgccttttacgacatccataggaaagagatggagtggtccttttcttttttgtattggtgccgggaaccacacggcaataataaataaatgaatatttgatTTCAGAAAAAACGGCATAAACCCAACATTTTGCAAATACAGCTCATTTGGGGTCACGATAGTTTGTTGTCGAGACACCACCAACATATTGCAAACAGCGCCGCCTGCAAGAGACGAGTAAGTATATACGATACtcgtatctatatatatatatatatatatatatacatgtatatatgcattgtattggtgccgtggggttcccggcaccaatacaaaaaagaataggaccactccatctctttcccatgggtgtcgtaaaaggcaactaagggataggctatgcttgggattcttttttaggcgatgggctagcaacctgtcactatttgaatctcaattctatctgaaacccaaatagctgaacgtggcctttcagtctttacaagactgttggctctgtctaccccgcaagggatatagacgtgattatatgtatgtatgtatgtatatatatatatatatacactagctgtgcccgcgacttcgtccgcgtggaatagttattttgggcatcattgatcattgaagccctcaaggaggaattactttccccgtttttttcacattttccattatttcttcgctactaatagttgcagcgtgatgttatatagcctaaagcctttctcgataaatggtctattcaacgcattaagaatttttcaattcgaaccagtagttcctgagattagcgcgttcaaacaaacaaacagacaaacaaacaaactcttcagctttataatattagtatagatagagtAAACAATTGTTTTGTTCATTTCAGTGGACCACCAATTTGGGGTAATGCGAACAGCAATGGACCTGATAACAGAAGAGTTAGCGAAAGAAGTGAGTTTAGCTTTCTACATATTTTCAtatgtactttattattttactagctgtgcccgcgacttcgtccgcgtggaacagtaatttgggcatcattgaagcccttattgatgaataattttctccttttcttttcacattttccattatttctttgctccttatagtagttgcagcgtgatgttatatatagcctaaagcattcctcgataaatggtcgaTGCAAAAATacaaccagtagttcctgaaattagcgcgttcaaacaagcaaacaaacaaactcttcagctttatacctaatattagtaaagatttcATCGATATGTAAAAGAATCGTATTCATATACTTAATCACTTCTatagactgacaggccacgttcagctgttaggcttaaccTTAAAAAAGCTTAGTTTATTACTTGCTTGCTTGAAAATgatgcagtgcagtttgttgccgcttcttctgcactgacgccttggaagcggcagtaaacttagttttaagtaatttattcgacgtcaaccaatgttgtgaaaccaaaagatacttatgacaattattaagcggcATCCTAAtactaatgaataaaaatgtgccgtgtggttcccggcaccaatacaaaaaaagaataggaccactacatctctttcccatggatgtcgtaaaaggcgactaagggataggcaatacaaacttgggattctttctttaggcgatgggctagcaacctgtcactatttggatctcaattctatcattaagccaaatagctgaacgtggccgatcagtccatttaagactgttagctctgtctaccccacaagggatatagatacatacaatGGTCACgccattgtatgtatgtatgtatgaataaaaaaattttttttttaattcttgcCTCTTTCAGAGTGCGAGCAGTACAGCCGAGGTGTGACAGAGAGAGTTGACTTTATACCATTGCTTCCTAACCCTGAGACTATGTCTATATCATCGGCAAAATGCGACTACGCCGGCGTAGAACTAATCGTCGGTGGAGAGAATGCCAACCAGGGAGAGTTCCCACATATGGTAAGTagaatttctaaataaataaatataaatatagttatacgggacaaattatacagattgagttagcctcgaagtaagttcgagacttgtgttacgagatactatctcaacgataccatattttataataatacttatatagataaacatccaagacccaggccaatcagaaaaagttattttctcatcatgccctggccgggattcgaacccgggacctccgatgtcacaaacaagcgtactaccgctgcgccacagaggccgtatagGAGGTGAGaggtgacgtgtggttcccggcaccaatagaaaaaagaataggaccactccatctctctcacatgggtgtcgtaaaaggggtgggcttataaacttgggattcttcttttaggcgatgggctagcgacccgtcactatttgaatctcaattcaaaggcttaaggctatataacatcacgctgcaactataataagcgaagaaataatggaaaatgcgaaaaaaaacggggaaaattattcatctttgagggcttcaatgatgcctaaaatggGAACATCTAGTCTAATATAAAtgattaagtataaattaattatgaaatttgtcCTTAAAGACTTCaacgatgcccaaaataactctTCCACggggacgaagtcgcgggcacaccTAGTTcagttataaatttttcttttcttttcaattcAAGGCGGCCATAGGATTCACGAACTTCGAGAACGGCTACTCCTTCAGCTGTGGTGGCAGTCTCATCAGCCCCAAGTTCGTGCTGACTGCGGGCCACTGCACCAGGGACCCCAACGCCAGAGACCCGGAGCCGGTCATCGTGAGACTCGGAGACCAGAACATAGACCCGACTGTCAGCGACGGCGCCAACCCTGTTGAAGTATGACAatgacaatttgttttttttttaactttatgcaCGACGGCGCCAACCCTGTTGAAgtatgacaatattttttttaaactttatgcacgacGGCGCCAACCCTGTTGAAgtatgtcaattttttttttaaactttatgcacgacGGCGCCAACCCTGTTGAagtatgacattttttttttaactttatgcaCGACGGCGCTAACCCTGTTGAAGtatgacaattttattttttaattttttttttaactttatacacataaaatgtacaacgGGTGGagttaatgccacaaggcattctctgccttAGGACCTTTGGACCgaactgagatggatgtatACGGGTAGTGcgataactgtaaaataaaaaattgtataaatataaataataataggttacttaatacactcgcatataatatattatatgcaagtgtattaggtaattatataatacgtacatacatatcgtcacgtctatatcccttacggggttgacagagccaacagtcttgaaaagactgaaaggccacgttcagctgaattgagattcaaacagtgacaggttgctagcccatcgcctaaaggaagaatcccaagtttataaaccaatcccttaatcgccttttaagacatccgtggggaagagatggagtggtccttatcctttttttctaatggcgccgggaaccacaaggcactgccgggaaccacacggcacttattcaATTCTTACCTTCCAGGTCGCGATTCGTAAAATCCACAAACACCCTCAATACAAACCTCCTTCGAGATACAACGACATTGCCCTTCTAGAGTTGGCCACAGACGTAGAGTTTGAATCGGCCATACGTCCCGCTTGTCTATGGACCCAACGAGGCTTCGGCGGCCATAAGAAGGCTGTGGCTACCGGCTGGGGGGTAACTGACACAGGTATGatgtaaagtaaaaaagtaaaagtaaaagtaaaaagaattttttcaaagaacactataacaaaaagacaaaaaaggaaacaaaaatatgtacaaaaacaaacatgtaGTATAAGTTCATTTTTCTGCCGTATCGACGgtgttttttaaacaaaactcttttcaaatataaataaagataagtcttttcgggactgttggctctgtctaccccgtatgggatatagacgtgactatatgtatgtatgtataaagaaaagataggcacaattagaaaaaagaataggaccactccatctctttaccatggatgtcgtaaaaggcgactatgggataggctaataaacttgggattcttcttttaggcgtcaccatttgaagctcaattctatcaataagccaaacagctgaacctggcctatcagtctttacaagactgttggctctgtctgccccgcgtgggataaagacgtgtctatatgtatgtatgtaccagtATCCAAAACTCACAGGCTTCCATGAAGGGTGAAATTTAGTTCAGTCAATGTCagattatgtacatacatacatacataaaatcacgcctgtttcccggaggggtaggcagagactacctttttgcacttgccacgatctctgcatacttccttcgcttcatccgcattcataacACTCTTTATGTAAGCTCGGCGGTAATAATAAGATTATGGTGCACAGATTAtgtaagaaagaaagaaagaaaaatctttatttggcgcaagatgtaacataacattttcattcttaaacatagaaataaaaataaaaaaaaatacatgatgcgACCAAAAGGGTTTCCACTCAGCATATGCATGTGTATGATGAAGTTACACAatgcgctgattttcagtggaACCTAGTACGGAGGCTATTGTACAGATATTATTAACTTCCTCATTCGAGTCAGAAATAAGTAGACCACGTGcgacttaaaattataactgacACGGCTCGGAGAGGCTTGAACGGTATTATTTACGCATCTAACAcattattgtgccgtgtggttcccggcaccaatacaaaaaagaataggaccactccaatctctctcccatggatgtcgttaaaggcgactaagggataggcttaaaaacttgggtttctttttttaagcgatgggctagcaacctgtcactatttgaatctcaattttatcattaaaccaaatagcttaacgtggccattcagttctttcaagactgttggctctgtctaccccgcaagggatatagacgtgaccatatgtatgtattatgtattacatacatatggtcacgtctatatcccttgcgggaacCTTGTGTTAGCATACATACTATGcatattacatacacatacattacAGTCACCAGGCAGACCTCCAAGGAGCTGCAGAAGGTCTCCCTGACCCTGATGGAGAACAGCGTGTGTGCCCCTCTCCTGGGCGACATCAGGAATTGGGATGGCTTCAGGGACTCCCAGATGTGTGCTGGAGAACTTAGAGGCGGGAGGGATACGTGTCAGGTAAGAATTCCTATCAACTATAATTCCTAGAGCCGCGCTgactttcacatggatgtcgtaaaaggcgactaagggaggcttataaacttgggattcttcttataagcAATgtgatagcaa is a genomic window of Amyelois transitella isolate CPQ chromosome 28, ilAmyTran1.1, whole genome shotgun sequence containing:
- the LOC106139482 gene encoding venom protease, encoding MMYILYVFLLVGAVSGQTKEGDSCVDQYTNTVGICTNAEKCRSAKEDFQKNGINPTFCKYSSFGVTIVCCRDTTNILQTAPPARDDGPPIWGNANSNGPDNRRVSERKCEQYSRGVTERVDFIPLLPNPETMSISSAKCDYAGVELIVGGENANQGEFPHMAAIGFTNFENGYSFSCGGSLISPKFVLTAGHCTRDPNARDPEPVIVRLGDQNIDPTVSDGANPVEVAIRKIHKHPQYKPPSRYNDIALLELATDVEFESAIRPACLWTQRGFGGHKKAVATGWGVTDTVTRQTSKELQKVSLTLMENSVCAPLLGDIRNWDGFRDSQMCAGELRGGRDTCQGDSGSPLQIASKDNQCIFYVVGVTSFGKRCAQSGQPAIYSRVSSFLDWIESVVWPGE